The proteins below are encoded in one region of Reichenbachiella sp. 5M10:
- a CDS encoding OmpA family protein, whose translation MKMFNRYLISALLLVVASCSPLKKANKSFDKGEYSTAIHQYKKALKADDPLSNYALAEAYRKSNNLKKSEPYYKAAIDHGTKEEKAYYYYALALKSNQKEEEEKKILREYLAKAEDEDVIIWAQNELDNLYKLDDLRAKVNYFRVKNLDEINTPAAEYSPVYNNGYLYFTSNRDGGKTYKGTGTPFTDIYRARTKGAKVDLSSLEALDDNINDPDINEGTITMSANGKTVIFAKANNGKSNGTNEVNLYFTRYRNGQWSEARPLSINGKNSWDSTPALTADGTTLYFSSNREGGYGGLDIYIAKLNRRGRWVDIRNMGPHINTPGNEIFPYVGGTGMLYFSSDGQAGFGGLDIFQATRDGGQVVVENLGLPINSPADDFGLFLFNPSRGFFTSNRKGGKGDDDIYTFVNDDPNLKIVNYFLSGTTLTPDQQGIMQPLSNTKVVLVDEEDGIIDEVFTKSDGQYEFRVYAEENYYLIAEKENYFTTRIDFSTIGKSLDKTTLKEMVTNVNFEIDLPLNQIVIEKPIVLNNIYYDLDKSDIKEEAAKELDKLVVIMRDNPEITIELSSHTDVRADEKYNQQLSQRRAQSAVDYIIAQGIDSKRITAKGYGESKLIIENADSEIEHQQNRRTEFKVIKYNPKDTSDEEGDFEQGEEGDEDSEQDDSDRFFSDLDEDTEN comes from the coding sequence ATGAAAATGTTTAATCGATACCTCATTTCCGCTCTGCTCCTAGTAGTCGCCAGTTGTAGCCCTCTCAAAAAAGCCAACAAGAGTTTCGACAAGGGGGAATACAGTACGGCCATCCATCAATACAAGAAAGCACTCAAAGCAGACGACCCCCTATCTAACTATGCCCTAGCAGAAGCCTACCGCAAATCCAACAACCTCAAAAAATCAGAACCCTACTATAAGGCTGCCATCGACCATGGCACGAAAGAAGAAAAAGCTTACTATTACTATGCTTTGGCCCTCAAAAGCAACCAAAAAGAAGAGGAAGAAAAGAAAATTCTCCGGGAGTACTTGGCCAAAGCCGAAGACGAAGATGTCATCATATGGGCACAAAACGAGTTGGACAATCTGTACAAACTAGATGACTTACGCGCAAAAGTCAACTACTTCCGAGTAAAGAATCTAGACGAAATCAATACCCCTGCAGCAGAATACTCCCCCGTATACAACAATGGCTACCTTTACTTCACATCCAATCGAGACGGGGGCAAGACCTACAAAGGAACCGGCACCCCCTTTACCGACATCTACCGTGCACGTACCAAAGGTGCCAAGGTGGACCTTTCAAGCCTAGAGGCACTCGACGACAACATCAACGACCCAGACATCAACGAAGGCACTATCACCATGTCAGCCAACGGGAAAACCGTGATTTTCGCGAAAGCAAACAACGGGAAATCCAACGGGACAAATGAAGTCAACCTCTACTTCACTCGCTACCGAAACGGGCAATGGAGCGAAGCGCGTCCACTCTCTATCAACGGCAAGAACTCTTGGGACTCCACCCCTGCACTCACTGCAGATGGCACAACACTGTACTTCTCCTCCAACAGAGAGGGAGGCTATGGCGGACTAGACATCTACATCGCTAAACTCAACAGAAGAGGTCGATGGGTAGACATTCGCAACATGGGGCCACACATCAATACCCCTGGCAATGAAATATTTCCCTATGTGGGCGGGACCGGCATGCTGTACTTCTCATCAGACGGGCAGGCAGGATTCGGTGGGCTCGATATTTTCCAAGCCACAAGAGATGGAGGACAGGTAGTCGTCGAAAACCTTGGACTCCCTATCAATTCTCCTGCCGATGATTTTGGCCTATTCTTGTTCAACCCTTCTCGTGGGTTCTTTACATCCAACAGAAAAGGAGGCAAAGGAGATGATGACATATACACCTTCGTCAATGATGACCCGAACCTCAAAATCGTCAATTATTTCCTCTCAGGCACCACACTGACCCCAGACCAACAAGGAATCATGCAACCACTATCCAATACCAAAGTCGTGCTCGTGGACGAAGAAGACGGCATCATAGACGAGGTATTCACCAAGTCCGATGGGCAATACGAGTTTCGTGTGTATGCTGAAGAGAACTACTACCTCATCGCCGAAAAAGAAAACTACTTCACGACCAGAATCGATTTTTCTACGATCGGAAAATCCCTCGACAAAACCACCTTAAAAGAAATGGTCACTAACGTCAATTTCGAGATCGATCTCCCTCTCAACCAGATCGTCATCGAAAAACCTATCGTACTCAACAACATCTACTACGATCTAGATAAATCAGACATCAAAGAAGAGGCTGCCAAGGAACTGGACAAACTAGTAGTGATCATGCGTGACAATCCCGAGATCACCATCGAACTGAGTTCGCATACTGATGTCCGTGCAGATGAAAAATATAACCAACAGCTTTCACAGCGTAGAGCACAATCTGCAGTAGACTACATCATCGCCCAAGGGATAGATAGCAAGCGAATCACAGCCAAAGGCTATGGAGAGTCCAAACTCATCATCGAAAATGCAGACTCCGAAATCGAACACCAACAAAACCGTCGTACGGAATTTAAAGTGATCAAGTACAACCCCAAAGATACAAGTGATGAAGAAGGGGATTTCGAACAAGGCGAAGAAGGGGATGAAGATTCTGAACAAGATGATAGTGATCGTTTCTTTTCGGATTTGGACGAAGACACCGAAAACTAA
- a CDS encoding DUF1987 domain-containing protein, producing the protein MKGFFIRATRITPSIYFNPQKGLLDIRGKSSPENPLAFYKHLHESIDQFGSTDTPTLTLNIAYEYFNTSSSKCIYILFKKVNDLRIDKGKNVKVNWYFEDGDEDMQEAGEDLSSFFNYEFNYVEIPEINVLGEMRKEEEN; encoded by the coding sequence ATGAAAGGATTTTTTATAAGAGCCACTAGAATCACACCATCGATATATTTCAATCCACAAAAGGGGTTGCTTGACATCAGGGGGAAATCAAGCCCAGAAAATCCATTGGCATTTTACAAACACTTGCACGAGAGCATTGATCAGTTTGGCAGTACAGACACCCCTACGTTGACGCTCAATATTGCCTATGAGTATTTCAACACGAGTTCGTCAAAATGCATCTATATCCTATTCAAGAAAGTCAATGACCTGAGAATCGATAAAGGCAAAAATGTCAAAGTAAACTGGTACTTCGAAGACGGTGACGAAGACATGCAAGAAGCCGGTGAAGATTTGAGTTCGTTCTTCAACTATGAATTCAACTATGTAGAAATCCCAGAAATCAACGTCTTGGGTGAGATGAGAAAAGAAGAAGAAAATTAA
- a CDS encoding DinB family protein, with translation MKKLIYLFVFVPMLAWGQAPTVQQEFAGGASFNKGHIVQLLEIIPDDMLGWKPNTDVRTISEVVAHIAAANYMFGGFLGAAPAVGVDAQSFEKTLKSKEDLLKAINDSFDYVTAASAAIKKNDLETEVELPFGKYTKRAIMSICNSHCSEHKGQFVTYARFIGVTPPWSGQM, from the coding sequence ATGAAAAAACTAATCTACCTTTTCGTTTTTGTCCCGATGCTAGCGTGGGGACAAGCACCTACTGTACAACAAGAGTTTGCTGGAGGAGCTTCCTTCAACAAAGGACACATCGTTCAACTGCTGGAGATTATCCCAGATGATATGCTTGGTTGGAAGCCTAATACCGATGTCAGAACCATCTCAGAAGTGGTCGCTCACATCGCTGCGGCCAACTATATGTTTGGGGGCTTCTTGGGAGCAGCGCCTGCTGTTGGTGTGGACGCGCAGAGTTTTGAAAAGACACTCAAGTCGAAAGAGGACTTGCTCAAAGCCATCAATGATTCATTCGATTATGTGACTGCAGCTTCTGCGGCAATTAAGAAAAATGATCTAGAGACTGAGGTTGAATTGCCATTTGGCAAGTACACCAAAAGAGCGATCATGTCCATCTGCAATTCCCATTGTTCCGAGCACAAAGGTCAGTTTGTCACCTATGCTCGGTTTATCGGAGTGACTCCTCCGTGGAGTGGACAGATGTAA
- the radA gene encoding DNA repair protein RadA gives MAKAKTVFFCQNCGAQSAKWVGKCNSCGEWNSYVEEVIESTSEKNVKIWSSQEPQKKVPNRPVKIKEVQSEKSERVTTHDQELDRVLGGGIVAGSLVLVGGEPGIGKSTLFLQMALKMNDRKVLYVSGEESPQQIKMRAERMAPLSSDNCFLLAETSVSQIFQQVLQVQPDVLVIDSIQTLYSAKIDSSAGSVSQVRECTGELLQFAKTSGVPVFMIGHITKEGSIAGPKVLEHMVDTVLQFEGDRHLSYRILRTTKNRFGSTSEIGLYEMLGNGMRQVTNPSEILISNKDNQLSGVTIGASIEGNRPLLIETQALVSTSAYGTPQRSTTGYDAKRLNMLLAVLEKRGGLRLGNQDVFLNIAGGLKIDDPALDLSICVSVVSSHEDQVISSDICFAGEVGLGGEVRAVNRIENRVSEAEKLGFSDIYISQVNQKSLDPSKFRIKIHFVANIVEVFKQLSSE, from the coding sequence ATGGCGAAAGCAAAAACTGTATTTTTTTGTCAAAACTGTGGCGCACAATCTGCCAAATGGGTTGGCAAGTGCAACAGCTGTGGCGAGTGGAATTCCTATGTAGAAGAAGTGATTGAATCTACTTCTGAGAAAAATGTCAAAATATGGAGTTCTCAAGAGCCGCAAAAGAAGGTCCCTAACCGGCCAGTGAAAATCAAGGAGGTACAATCCGAGAAAAGTGAGCGTGTCACGACTCACGACCAGGAGCTGGACCGTGTCCTTGGTGGAGGCATCGTAGCGGGGTCTTTGGTACTGGTGGGGGGAGAGCCTGGTATTGGGAAATCGACACTTTTTTTGCAGATGGCCTTGAAAATGAATGACCGCAAGGTGCTCTATGTGTCAGGAGAGGAGAGCCCTCAGCAGATCAAGATGCGGGCTGAGCGAATGGCCCCTTTGTCTTCGGACAATTGTTTTTTGCTAGCGGAGACCTCTGTGAGCCAGATTTTTCAACAGGTCCTTCAGGTACAGCCTGATGTGTTGGTCATCGATTCGATACAAACGCTCTACAGTGCCAAAATTGACAGTTCGGCGGGGAGCGTGAGTCAGGTACGCGAGTGTACCGGGGAGTTGCTGCAGTTTGCCAAGACTTCAGGGGTACCGGTATTCATGATTGGACACATCACCAAAGAAGGAAGTATAGCAGGTCCGAAGGTGTTGGAGCACATGGTGGATACGGTCTTACAGTTCGAGGGGGATCGTCATTTGAGTTATCGGATTTTACGTACGACCAAAAATCGCTTTGGTTCTACCTCGGAGATTGGTTTGTATGAGATGTTGGGCAATGGGATGCGACAAGTGACCAACCCGTCTGAGATTTTGATTTCTAATAAGGACAACCAACTCAGTGGAGTGACTATAGGTGCTTCGATTGAGGGCAACCGTCCCTTGCTTATAGAGACTCAAGCTCTGGTGAGCACCTCGGCGTATGGCACACCACAGCGATCTACGACAGGCTATGATGCCAAGCGTCTCAATATGCTCCTCGCCGTACTCGAAAAACGAGGAGGTCTTCGGCTTGGCAATCAAGACGTTTTTCTCAACATTGCTGGAGGATTGAAAATAGACGATCCAGCACTCGATTTGAGTATCTGCGTATCGGTGGTGTCCTCACATGAAGATCAGGTGATATCGTCCGACATTTGCTTTGCAGGTGAAGTGGGGCTGGGCGGAGAGGTGAGAGCAGTCAATCGCATCGAAAATCGAGTTTCTGAGGCTGAAAAATTGGGCTTTTCAGATATTTACATTTCTCAAGTGAATCAAAAATCTTTGGATCCATCCAAATTTCGAATAAAGATTCACTTTGTCGCTAATATTGTCGAGGTATTTAAGCAACTTTCGTCAGAGTGA
- a CDS encoding FeoA family protein: MEKSAADLTPGQKGMVKDFTDEYISLKLLEMGVLPGTEILMKFAAPLGDPICVEVSGYALSLRVEEAKTIILS, encoded by the coding sequence ATGGAAAAATCAGCAGCTGATTTGACTCCAGGTCAAAAGGGCATGGTCAAAGATTTCACCGACGAGTATATCTCTCTCAAGTTGTTGGAAATGGGTGTGCTCCCGGGCACAGAAATCCTCATGAAGTTTGCTGCTCCACTTGGTGATCCGATTTGTGTCGAAGTGTCGGGCTATGCACTCTCCTTGAGAGTCGAAGAAGCCAAGACTATCATCCTCTCATAA
- the feoB gene encoding ferrous iron transport protein B, with protein MKKAINVALVGNPNAGKTSVFNLLTGMNQKVGNFPGVTMDKVSGTYLHQEALTNVLDLPGTYSIYPRSMDERVVFDFLSDENAHDYPDKIIAVADASNLERNLLLFSEIIDLGQPTILVLTMLDIANKQGINIDITALEKEFNTKVIPINGRNGEGLGELKDEILNETSQDYKPFYDTNTLSPEIIPVIRDKFNLKNDYVAYQYAQQTYSKSFLSNEEKQFIADAKVKYNFCDRQFQTTETVERYKIIRNKLRDVVTKTVETEVKTRTSQLDRILTHKIYGYLIFMAVLLVMFQAIFEWANPFMDWIDMGFAELSALANEYLPSGILTDLIAEGIIPGLGGVVIFIPQIALLFCFIAILEESGYMARVVFLTDKIMRKFGLNGKSIVPLISGVACAIPAIMATRNIESWKDRIITIFVTPFMSCSARLPVYAILISLVIPEQKVLGIFNLQGLTLMFLYLLGFFGAIFSALILQKILKVKERSYFIMELPLYRMPKWRNVWITIFSKSKTFVFEAGKIILAISIILWVLASYGPGDQFENAEALVAQTHPELSNDVEALDHAVASYRLENSYAGILGKSIEPMIRPLGYDWKIGIALITSFAAREVFVGTIATIYSVGADEENESTIKDKLRAEVNPITGGPMYTFALGLSLMIFYAFAMQCMSTLAVVYRETKSLKWPILQLIYMSGLAYVCALIAYQVFK; from the coding sequence ATGAAAAAAGCTATCAACGTCGCACTCGTCGGCAATCCTAACGCAGGAAAAACGTCGGTATTCAACCTGCTCACGGGTATGAACCAAAAAGTCGGAAACTTCCCTGGAGTCACCATGGACAAAGTTTCCGGCACCTACCTGCATCAAGAGGCGCTCACCAACGTCCTTGACCTCCCTGGCACCTACAGTATCTACCCACGGTCTATGGACGAACGAGTCGTGTTCGATTTCCTCAGCGACGAAAATGCTCACGACTATCCGGACAAAATCATCGCGGTAGCCGATGCCTCCAACCTCGAAAGGAACTTACTCCTTTTCTCCGAAATCATCGATCTCGGGCAGCCTACGATCCTCGTACTCACCATGCTGGATATCGCCAACAAACAAGGCATCAACATCGATATCACTGCCCTTGAGAAAGAATTCAACACCAAGGTCATCCCCATCAACGGACGAAATGGCGAAGGGCTAGGAGAACTCAAAGACGAGATACTCAATGAAACAAGCCAAGACTACAAGCCCTTCTATGACACCAATACATTGTCGCCTGAGATCATACCTGTGATCCGTGACAAGTTCAACCTCAAAAACGACTATGTAGCGTACCAATACGCACAGCAGACCTACAGCAAATCTTTTTTGAGCAACGAAGAGAAGCAATTTATAGCAGACGCTAAAGTCAAGTACAACTTCTGTGACCGGCAGTTTCAGACCACAGAAACTGTCGAACGGTACAAAATCATCCGCAACAAACTCCGTGATGTCGTCACCAAAACCGTCGAAACGGAGGTCAAAACCCGAACAAGTCAACTTGATCGTATTCTGACGCACAAAATCTACGGCTACCTCATTTTCATGGCAGTATTGCTTGTGATGTTTCAAGCCATCTTCGAATGGGCCAACCCCTTCATGGACTGGATCGACATGGGATTCGCAGAGCTCAGCGCTCTAGCCAACGAATACCTGCCATCAGGCATCCTCACCGATCTCATCGCAGAGGGCATCATCCCTGGTCTAGGAGGTGTGGTGATCTTTATCCCTCAAATCGCATTGTTGTTTTGTTTCATTGCGATCTTGGAGGAATCTGGATACATGGCTCGTGTCGTATTTTTGACCGACAAAATCATGCGTAAATTTGGACTCAACGGTAAGTCCATTGTCCCCCTAATCTCTGGGGTCGCTTGTGCCATCCCTGCCATCATGGCTACCCGAAACATCGAAAGTTGGAAGGATCGTATCATTACCATCTTTGTCACTCCCTTTATGAGCTGTTCGGCAAGACTCCCCGTCTATGCCATCTTAATCTCACTTGTGATCCCAGAGCAAAAAGTCCTCGGCATCTTCAACCTACAAGGCTTGACTCTGATGTTCTTGTATCTACTTGGTTTTTTCGGAGCGATTTTCTCTGCATTAATCTTGCAAAAAATCCTCAAAGTCAAAGAACGCAGCTACTTCATCATGGAACTCCCTCTCTACCGTATGCCCAAATGGAGAAATGTTTGGATTACTATTTTCTCCAAAAGCAAGACCTTTGTGTTCGAAGCAGGGAAAATCATCTTGGCGATCTCCATCATACTATGGGTGCTGGCATCCTATGGACCAGGTGATCAGTTCGAAAATGCAGAGGCTCTCGTAGCACAGACACACCCCGAACTGTCCAATGATGTAGAGGCCTTGGATCACGCGGTGGCTTCATATCGCCTCGAAAACTCCTACGCAGGCATCCTTGGCAAGTCCATCGAACCAATGATTCGACCTCTCGGGTACGATTGGAAAATAGGTATCGCACTCATCACTTCATTCGCGGCTCGTGAAGTATTCGTAGGTACAATCGCTACGATCTACAGTGTAGGCGCTGACGAAGAAAATGAAAGCACCATCAAAGACAAACTCCGTGCAGAAGTCAACCCCATCACCGGTGGACCGATGTACACTTTTGCACTTGGCCTCTCACTCATGATCTTCTACGCCTTTGCAATGCAGTGCATGAGTACCCTCGCGGTAGTATACCGAGAGACCAAGTCGCTCAAATGGCCTATTTTGCAATTGATTTACATGTCAGGTCTAGCCTACGTGTGTGCATTGATAGCCTACCAAGTCTTCAAATAA